One stretch of Candidatus Nitrosotenuis cloacae DNA includes these proteins:
- the cobO gene encoding cob(I)yrinic acid a,c-diamide adenosyltransferase, with protein MESGLVIVYTGKGKGKTTAALGMALRAIGHNYKICMIQFIKGSWHYGEMSSSKKLEPEFELTAVGKGFVGILDDKTPKEVHQKIAKEAIQIAKEKTLSEKYNIIILDEINYAVNLGLVELEDVLDLIKNKPQSVTLVLTGNHVKQEIVDAADLVTEMKEIKHPFQRGIRAKKGIDF; from the coding sequence ATGGAATCAGGTCTGGTTATAGTATACACAGGAAAGGGCAAGGGAAAGACCACGGCAGCCCTAGGCATGGCACTGCGCGCAATAGGCCACAACTACAAGATCTGCATGATCCAGTTCATCAAGGGTTCCTGGCATTATGGAGAGATGAGCTCATCCAAAAAACTAGAGCCAGAATTTGAGCTGACAGCGGTAGGCAAGGGCTTTGTTGGCATACTAGATGACAAGACTCCAAAGGAAGTACACCAAAAGATAGCAAAAGAGGCAATCCAAATAGCCAAGGAAAAAACTCTCTCAGAAAAATACAACATCATCATACTAGATGAGATCAATTATGCAGTCAATCTGGGACTGGTTGAGCTGGAAGATGTTCTGGATCTGATAAAAAACAAACCACAAAGTGTGACACTAGTCCTGACTGGAAATCATGTGAAACAAGAAATAGTTGATGCAGCAGATCTGGTAACTGAGATGAAGGAGATAAAGCATCCATTCCAGCGGGGAATTCGCGCAAAAAAAGGCATTGACTTTTAG